The Meriones unguiculatus strain TT.TT164.6M chromosome 6, Bangor_MerUng_6.1, whole genome shotgun sequence genome has a window encoding:
- the LOC132654738 gene encoding solute carrier family 7 member 13-like: MRLLRAIGFFHGNTFLFSSIIGAGIFVSPKGVLQYSSLNIPISLSIWVICALLSIIHALCIAEMGTTFPVSAAPYYFIKRSLGAPIAFLKIWLTIFAYPFGLGTQILLIANFLIQPFYAGCPAPELAKKCLALAILWSLGILNARGLTTVAWFNAISSFIKMSVLCFISLTGVVLLVIGKKEAVSRFENSLDAEVPDASQIAEAILQGSYAYAGSVLLLNVAGEVKDPAKTIPKSFISGISTVTVLYMLTNVSYLTVLSPQEIISSDSAAATWMDRVFPSTQWIISLATSFSVLSNTVCAIFSAARVFYSASQGGELPFIFSMLNNYHCPVVGVTKIVILSSVAVMLLKLVNLIKYLMLSSLVLSEVSIIALLKLRYQEPHLHRPYKVWLPFLFGSMSFNLFIFVATMMNTPTIELIYQAIFLLSGFLYYWLHSHLNQYSGFSDNLTCYLQLIFNVSPPEDNDEIFMQ; this comes from the exons atgAGACTCCTGAGGGCAATAGGATTTTTTCATGGAAACACATTCTTATTTAGTAGCATAATTGGGGCAGGAATCTTTGTGTCCCCTAAAGGGGTATTACAGTACTCCTCACTGAACATTCCTATTTCCTTGAGTATTTGGGTAATTTGTGCCCTACTATCTATTATTCATGCTCTATGTATTGCAGAGATGGGGACCACCTTCCCTGTCAGTGCAGCACCTTATTATTTCATAAAAAGATCTCTTGGAGCTCCTATTGCCTTCCTCAAAATTTGGCTTACAATATTTGCCTATCCCTTTGGATTAGGTACTCAGATTTTACTAATAGCAAATTTTCTAATTCAACCTTTCTATGCTGGGTGCCCAGCTCCAGAGCTAGCAAAGAAATGTCTCGCTTTGGCTATTTTGTGGTCACTTGGAATTCTCAATGCTCGAGGTCTGACTACAGTGGCTTGGTTTAATGCTATCAGCAGTTTTATAAAGATGAgtgttctttgtttcatttctctaACTGGAGTTGTGCTGTTAGTGATTGGGAAAAAGGAGGCTGTTTCCAGGTTTGAAAATTCTTTAGATGCCGAAGTTCCAGATGCCTCACAGATCGCAGAAGCCATACTCCAAGGGTCTTATGCATACGCTGGATCAGTACTTCTGCTCAATGTAGCAG GAGAAGTAAAAGATCCTGCGAAAACAATTCCAAAATCTTTTATTTCTGGCATATCTACTGTGACTGTGTTATACATGTTGACTAATGTATCCTACCTGACAGTTTTGTCACCTCAGGAAATCATCTCTTCAG ATTCTGCTGCTGCCACATGGATGGACAGAGTATTTCCTTCCACACAATGGATCATTTCTTTGGCAACTTCATTTTCAGTGTTGAGTAACACTGTCTGTGCAATATTTTCAGCAGCAAGGGTTTTCTACTCTGCAAGCCAAGGAGGAGAGCTGCCTTTCATTTTCTCTATGCTTAACAACTACCACTGCCCAGTTGTAGGTGTCACGAAAATCGTCATTTTATCTTCTGTTGCAGTAATGCTTTTAAAGTTAgtcaatttaataaaatatttgatgCTATCTTCCTTAGTTTTAAGTGAAGTATCTATCATAGCTTTACTTAAACTGAGGTACCAGGAGCCACATCTACACAGACCTTACAAG gtGTGGTTGCCATTTCTGTTTGGGTCAAtgtcttttaatttgtttatatttgttgcaaCAATGATGAATACTCCCACAATAGAACTTATCTACCAGGCCATCTTTCTTTTAAGTGGATTTCTGTATTACTGGCTTCATAGTCACCTTAATCAATATTCTGGGTTTTCTGATAACCTCACTTGTTATTTGCAATTGATATTTAATGTTTCTCCACCTGAAGATAATGATGAAATTTTTATGCAGTAG